GCATCTGGATTTATAGTTGTACATTAAGCCATTAAACTATAAATCAAGCTGTTAAGGTGCACCTCCTCCAAAATATAATTAGGGCTATAGCAGCTACAAAGACACCATGTGGAGTAGGGCTGTGACtaacaattgtttttattatcttatcttgttttgtctgaccaacagtatGAAATtcaaacatattcagtttactattatAGAAGACCTGAAAAGGATTGTTAATGGTGAAGACAACGTGAAGCAAGTAGCAGAAAGACTTCTTCTTTTCAGTAACACACATTTAGCAAACCCTCTGACCACGCTTCAGTAAAGAGACGAGGTGAAATAGAAGTTACCTGGATGTAACTCCTGTTCTTTAAGTATTTGCATTGCCCACTGTCACTCTATATCACAAGGTGAAGTGAAACCGTTGCTGAGGGGAATATAATCAAAACCCGATATGGCCTGATCACGTGAGATGCATCCTTCTAGGGTTGTGATGGTGATATCAACTTACTATTAAAATAccttgttttaaaataactatgcTACCAAAATactactgagaaatgtactTATAGTAGCATCACCCCTCTCCTTCATTGCTGGTTGGCTGCTACAGTGTGTGGAAATGTTCACTAACAGTTTTTGACAGCAGCTTAATgttatgatttttgtttttcagggtGTTCAACAGAAGAGACCCTCGGCGGCCCAAAATGCAATTCTTCGACGCTACTTCTTAGAACTGACACAAAGCTTCATCATTCCTCTGGTAACAGccagtcatttttattttatctctatgtgacatgttgctgttttgtctgtttgtgtgtctctgtctcagctGTTCAGCCACAGTAGTGTTTTTAATAAGCCGTCTTGTGGACTGATGTACACTAGATACTTCCTTGTTAGTTGTCTTGGAGCTCCTCTGGAGGATCccaaccccctcccccccccggGAAACACAGCTCTAAATCAACCGTTTCATGTTTTCAGTCTGTGCTGCCGCTGGGTGGAACTGAAATAAttaaactctgtgtgtgtgtgtgattgtgtgtaaCAGGAGCGGTACGTTGCCAGTCTGATGCCTCTTCAGAAGTCCATCAGTCCCTGGAAGAGTCCTCCTCAACTCCGACCGTTCATCCAGCAGGATTTCATGAAGACGCTGGAGAAAGCTGGACCTCAGCTCACATCTAGACTGAAAGGAGACTGGATAGGACtctacaggtacacacacaaagtcataaAATCCTGCTGGAAGTTGCGGGTCTGGAACTAAAAGAAAGGTATTTGTTGTAACCTTGTGTCTCTGGATGTATTTTAACACTATTCTACACAATATATAGATAGCGTGACTTTTGAAATGGTGTTGGGGCAACTGCAGTGAGAACCacagtttatttcaaacagGCTGACATTAGAGACACTCATTAATTAAAGTTTCCCCCATTTTATAAGTGTATTTGATAACAATTTAATCCATATTCGTCAGACATAGGCTCAGACACCACATTTTCTCCCTTTCCTGGTatgattttaatataaaacaccAGCAGGAAGTGTTGACTTTAATTTATAGTAAGTGACACAGAATGAAGAAACAACAAAGTAGAGGATGATTGGCGTTAATCGTGGAAATGCACATTATCCTGAGCATCTTATGGACTCGTTCTGTGTGGTTTTCTCTGCGTCTGAAGGCATTTCCTCAAGTCTCCCAACTTTGACGGCTGGTTCCgcaacaggaggagagagatgaCCCAGAAACTGGAGGCTCTGCACCTTGAGGCCCTGTGTGAGGAGGTGAGGAATGAGGGAGGGATTGAGTGTAAACCTGAAATACAAACTGTATTTCAAACAATCTCTCATCCTacatctgtttctgtctgtctgtctgtctgtaggaTCTGCAGCAGAGAGTCCAGAGGCACTCAGAGGTGGAGACAGTTGATCTGGTTCTGAAGCTGAAAGATAAACTGGTCAGTACAAACTCAGCCAAGGCTCATATACTCTGCATGAGTAGTACAGATGTTACTGTTTATACTGttattactactgttactaccacaactactgctattactacttctactacttttATAGTAGTACTTCAACTACTTTTAGTGCTTATACAGCCACTGCTTTTGCATAAACAAGGGCAAATACTGCCAGTGATGGTACTGGTACCAGTACTAGCACTGGCAGTATTTGCcctactactgctactaataTGATTTGGATCATTACTACTGCTGGTACTTATACCACTGTTAAAGGGTAATTCTGATTTATCACAATTTATGTTATTACTGATCGAAATGATAGTCAGATgtacaaaaatattaattaaaagtatGAACCAGAATTGTCCTTTAAACCCACTGCTTCTACttgttctgacattttaataataaaatcctTCATATGAATGTGTCAATGGGGATTTAAATGAACAACTAATGATAAGCACTTATAAAATATATAGATGTCTAATACAATGTGAACGCCGGTGAATGCTCTCTAACTCACGGTGCTCTCTGCAGAGTCAGGCGGAGAGGGAGCAGCTCCCGGTGCGTCCAGGAACTGTGGCCAAACTGAGGGCCCACATTGACGCCGTCATCCTCGCCTTACCAGAGGACCTTCAAGGCATCCTACACAAGCCCTCGACACCCTGACCTTTAACCCCTCGGTCTCCAACTCTAACCCCAGTTTGAGCTTGTTTTAAAGTTTGGGGGGTAGTGGGTCTCCTCCCAGCTGGCTCCCAGGTGGAGGGACCCCCGCTTACTTAGGCTGGGTCCCAGTTTGAGGACCTCTTCTGGTCTAACATGGAAagcacacatttttgtttcccAAAATATACATCCAACTTCAGTTATATTTACTTTTCCCTTCCCAAACCGATACTCAGTGGAGTTTAGACCAAACATGTCCACCCCACGTCTCAGTGATCACATGCTATTAAAACGACCAGCTGGACCAGGCCGATGCCGCCTGACATAAACTCCTCTGAAGAGTTTTCAGAAGGTGAAACcgcatttaaaaaatgtgagtAGGTTATTAAATGAAAGGAGCAGTGTGCTCTTTCAACATGCAGCTCAGTACCAGAGGTTCGTCTGAGGTTTTGGGTGGCCTGTGTGAAAAAGGACTTGTCATCGCCTCAGAGGTAAGAGCAGGAAGACAAACccagctgacctttgaccctcaGCATTTTTACCTCCTGACGTATTTAATTTGTACGTTTTTAACTTGACGATGGACTGCTGTATTCCGGCGGGACTGACTTTGGAGTTTTTCATCCATtttcaagaaatgtttttaaaagaagtGCACTTCATCGCTAACTGGACCAGTGTgccgttcacacacacacaaatacacacacttttatgCAAACAGACTGAATCAAGCAGAGCCAAGCAGTGCTTTACAATTACATGTTAAAACACACATAGAGCACCAGCAACGTTGTAATAACTGCGAACGGCTCTTTTGTCATGTGCTGTAGAGCAGTGTGCCCAGGAGCCAGTCAAATCCCTGCATCTGTGTCACATGATCTTTGTTTAGCCTCTCATAACAGTCTGAGGAAATATTCAAAATTGTCCTTAAATGTTCAGAAATCCTGGTGTGGGTTGGTGTTCTTATATATGGATTTTCCTGAAGACTGAATCCAAAACTTGTGTGTCAAGTTTAGTTGTGTGAAaacctgttttttatttcaactgGCTGATGAGCTGTTCTGAGGTTGAGGAAAGTCTTTGGCCGCTGGACTTTACAACTCTATGGAGAGACATGTCCgccaagaaacaaaaaaagcaaaacagatGAACAATTGGTAAATCAATATTTAGAGACATGAAGTCAAAATTATAAGGttaattaaaattttgtctCTAAGTAGAAATTCTGAGTCAAATTGACTTGTGAGTATGAGAGCCTGAGTTAATATTTTGAATTAAGTCAAACTTATAAAATTGTAAATCTGTCAGTAAATAACAATTAGGAGTTAAAAAGTCACAATTTTCTATCTATCATCTAATATCTTTGATTAAGTATATTGACAGATCTTGagtatttagatttttgttgtttttaatatttcatttcattattttgttttcctggCGGATACGGGCTTTTATAGTAAAACCCTTCCATGACAAATTTGAGCTAAGCCTATATTGCTTTCCTCACTTTCTGGAAAGTTTTCTCTGGACAGCActaaaacaagaaaatgcattTGGGATGTATCTATACTAGTTCACCATTTAAATGACTACATCTGATCTGGTAAGACCTGTAAAGTTTTTTGCCTTAtgtcatattgttttttttttaacataactttgatttaacagttttatttttgtcattctaaacttcttttttttttcctggcaGAATTTTGTATCCATAGTTAAGTGTAATTAGTCCCACCTCCACACAGCTGCATAAAACTACTGTAAAGAAAAGACACTCAGAGCTGAAAACAGATACTGCAAACAAGTCCTGCAACAATTGGTAACAACCAGACATGTTTTAACCAGCGTGATCTTAGGAGTATTTAGTAAACTGAAATAACCCCAACACTACGGCTAGCATCGTTTTAACTGATACTCAACAGATGGAACAGCTTTTTGATTTGGGTTAAACGATGCTGGTGCTTTACAGGAGGGAAAGAAGAACCAAAGGCTCAATGAGTTAGTCTCaatctgaatgaatgatgaCTGGTTCCTATAAAGATGGGAAGGAAGGAATTGCAGCTCAAAGGCTTCATGTTTGTTCATAATTCTTACACTAAACTAAATTTACTCTGCTGGAGAGCCACTTCTGACAAAAGAATTGCCACTGAAGACGATCCTGCTCAGGATCCTCTGTGTTGCCTTCAGACAAAAAATATTCCTGAAGTCTGttgtaagtgttttctgatgaaCAAGCGAGCTACACTGATGCATTGTTAAACTAAAAACCAACACAAAGTCAGAGTCctgtaatataaaacaaactcaCTCAGTTGTAGTAAAGGGATAATTAACACTGCTGGGTCTTTTAAAGCATCAAATTGCTGCATGTTTTATCCCACAAACTGTGTTGAATTAAACTTAATCAAACCACTTCAGACCACAaatgtcagtgtgtcagtgaaCTTTGAGCTACGTTGTCAAAATTAAATCTTAAGTTAAAACTATAATTAAACatggacagaaaataaaaatgttaaaagttaAAGGTCCTAAACGTGCAAAATAATCTGTGTggtctttaaaatgaaaatcattCAACTCATTGCTTCCTTATGTCTGATCTATTGGAAGTCATGAACATTCCTGGAAAACTAACAATGTAAACATGAACAAAATCACGTATAATGACAGCAATAACGGCTTAACaggtaatttaatttattatagtaatttgtattttcacagtgtaaaTTACTGACTTATTCACAGAAGATTTGTTATTTCTAAAGATGTAGTTAGtggatgttttatatttttcaaaacaacTGTTTGAGAAGTTAAATTAACCTGTTGTCAAACGTATTGGTTTTTTTTGGGGGTCATTTTCTTTTGAGCCATCATGTAACAgatgttttataaatgttttcaaatttgccttttttttttttttttttttgtcaagcagataattgtaaaaaacaaaaaacaaatatgtgctGGTTGGAATAACCTGCAACCAtataagttttatatttttaagaaaaaacaacttattttaACAACTTTGAATTTTTATGAAGGGCTATTCTCGTATTCCACTCTGTAGAGAATGAAGACTTTTGTACATAATGGTGTAAAGTGAAATGGTCGCCCAGATATGTTGATGTACAATAATTATTTTGCTATTACATCAGATGTCTTACTAAATACAGAGATATAAATAAGAATTGCTCCATATAATCATTTTCCTTTCTTAGACTAATTACAATGTTGTTGAGTCGCCTTGACATTTTGAATTTGTAGTTTGTTTGCTAACAGACATTCTTTACTGATGCTGAAAACAACATCAGTAAAGTAGCGTTGTCACTATTTGTCAATCACTGTTTTTAATGAATAACTATTTTGCTAAAGACTACTTATTTATTGGTGTCAATGGAGATGTATACATTctcaaaaaaatttaatataatgtaattaaaataccGTAATACCAGAAAACATTGATATTTGACGATTAACCAAAACCTCATTACtttcaaataatgtttttaaattattattattattattatttttttatgttcgCTTGTGTAGACTGTGGTATGGTTATGGTCAAAGCAAGACTTATTATTGGTAGAACCCCTATTTGTGGCTGTCTGGCTAAATTAGCTTGTTGCTATCTTCCAGATATTTTAATGCTAACAATACTCTCTAGGCATTGTTTTATAAAAGGGACATAATATTTCACCCATCGTTAAATGCCATGGGAGATGAAAATTATAACACTACAAATTCAAAATGTCAATACAAGCTAATAAAAGCACATAAAGCCATTATGTTGCATAgtattatacatattttgctCCATTGGCACTGTCACTGTTTTCGTTTTAATTGAAGCCATGTAACCACTACACCAAGGCACTCTGACGCCCTGAGGACTACTTTTCATTAAGGCAGTGATAAGACGTCACAGTCTTATGTTAACTTTATTGTAACTTGTACCTTGTTGGGAGGAACTCACTGCTGAGTGTCTTTCGTGACTGTGTTTGCTTTTGCTTGATACAGTATTACAacaaaattgaaataaaattcaCACAGCGGCCATTTTGAACATTTGGGAAGATATGACTAGCTAGCTCTGCGCTAAACTTCTGCCAACATAGATTAAATACACATAGTATATTCATGTCACTTTTGAAGTGGAAAAATGTTACAGACAAACTAGAATTACACGAATagattcacattttaaaatttggtttgtagctaatgttagctagtgttagcttCCCTcggtaatgttagctaagttaTTTCACTGTACTAAGCTAGTTAGCTTCCCAGCTAGCTGTTACAGAAGCTTCTTACAGAAATTTTCAAGAAGGCTGCTGTGAGAATAAGGTCAGAGGGGACTTTTCCTGCTACATTTCAGGTTCTGTGAGGTCACTGTCCTCgattgtatatttttattatttttttgttttgctgaccTTAACTGCTTTTGTCATTAAACAGCAGCTTCAATTTTAAAGGATTCTCTTGCCTGTTTTCTGGGGAGAGCCCTGTGGGTTATATGATCGTCTCTGATCTGTGCACATGGATTGCTATACAGAACAGACTTTAAAGAACTGCATACAAATTGATAAATCGTACGCTTTAAACCTGGGGCAAGttcaatttcaaaacatttgGCACCCGTTTCCTGGTGGCGTTTCGAGGAAATGGTTTGCAATTACTCAATTGGCTTCTCTCATTTGATGGGTGTGTCTAAGGTGTTGCCCAATCAGCTGCAACAAGTATACAAACACAGCCGTATTAAAAAGGCAGTAAAGTGCAGTGTGCTGGCGTAGACAACAGGCTGTTCAAGGCACCACAGTTTATGTTGGAATAAATGTATTGCTGAACTCAGCTCTGGAATAACTGATTTAATTGAGCACTTTGAACACAACATTGGCATATAATCACTTTTTAAGTTGAAATGGTGAACTTGCTTAGTTGCTCATTGAAATATCCAGCTGTtacggagcaacattatcattaattTGGAGTCAAGTTGGTGTCACATGATGAATGTCcaattcactctcttttagttCTTTTTTTGGTCTCAATAAAGTAACTGTGTCCATCTGCAGCCTAAAATGACGCTACATATGAGAGGGGTGACAGTGAaccaaatcaaaaaaaaaataacaataactgctttcagaaaaataataattattactgTTAAATGCAACATGCTTCCACAGACTCATATCATAAATTGCTGTAAGCTGTCCTAAGAACCTTATAAACGGCACATGTATGGGCTAGTTTTGTACTAGTACTACTTGTAGTGAACAAAAAACAGTCAGTGAACACTTACAGTATCTTTAAACTGAGCCAAACAAATGAAATCAGTTAAGGGATTCGGTATTTGACATCTCACTCTGAGAAAGGATCCAAATACAGTATCggcacattttccaaaatgttgaacagtTCCTTTAAGGCAGGACTCTGACCACCGAGCTGCATgttatataaaatgtacaatCAATAACAATATTCTGTCAGCAATCTGTTTAATGACATACAAAATTAAGTAAAGAAATACAATACAAAGTCAATGATGTTAGTAAAAATGAATTCTGTTTCTGAGACTAGTTTGTCGTCTTGTAAATATAATCACATACTTTAATCATACAGTAATGTTCGAATTTCATTTATGATGATTGAttaatgtgatttgttttattatgaaattAAGAACAGAGGATACAGCTTTTCGTACACATTTCATACCCCTGTGTGTTTCATTAAAGCTGTTCAGTCTTTCTCTCATCCTTCTCCACCACGTTGAAAAACTTCCTGgacttcttctctccttttggTAGATGCTCTCTCCCCCTGCTGATGACTGGCTGTCTTCTCTGCAACTCATAGGTATCCTCCAATACAAAGTCTCCTTTGGGAGAGTAGTTGATGGATGACCAGGTGAGGACAGAGCCACTGTACggcctaaaaaaataaaaagaaataaacacattttcgaAAGGTGGATGTAAAACAAGTCCACGAAGTTGATAAATTGTAcaatatttaaagaggtggttttATGCTTTctggcttttccctctcctttattgagttatataccttttttgtgcatgtaataggtttgcaaagtgaaaaagcccaaggtgttcccatctcccacagaaaactctgctctgaactgcttgaaaacagcttgtttgtagtccagtcgctttctaaatgcgcctcatataacactcgccaagcggctagtccaacatgttatggcagaaaattgtgtcctcttacatttaatattttatgtatgatctttaaatattatcattactattattgttatagatatgtattgtgtttttatccttaacctttcctctcctatactccttatgttggtctgtccatatttactagggtttaggtcagagctgtgagattgttttggtgttttcctctcttgttgttcctctcctctcatggaATGTTCATttaaggctgagagaggatctctgttccctaaaacacagaaacctagactgtaaatgatgatgcatctcGGGGCCAGACGCCTGATGCCgccctaggcagcaggtctctggaccagctgtagatgtgttttagtacttctgtttattctcttttgttaaataaattcttcaaagacaacggttggttgttaattctttgctcaacccctcaccaggaatataatttccacgacacgccctcaaaaacactggtggaaaaacagtgagctgcagcacacacctcctctcccttccaaacactagctaccctccaggcagtcaatggacaaagtaaataataaataactcatcactctgaaactcttgctccagtccatgctGCCAAGCTggtacagctgaatcaaagttGTTAactggcttctcactgacccacctttctctgcttctgattggctaatagtccttagctaggaactgcgcatgtgcaactcccaacaaaaatcatttagagacaagatgtatcactccacagctaaaacgaagccttcaacacacagggtgaaaagaggagctgcagcaatgtgcaatatgaaaagaatatggtgatttttgaaaattaaaccatgtaaacctgttccggtacaacctctaaataagattttgaacctgaaaatgagcataataccacctctttaattgaCATGAAAGGTGATCACATACACGTAGACACCGCCAGTCATGTAGTTGAAGATTTCTTTGTAGTGGAGAGGATAATTCCACACCTGGACGTCTGTCAGCTGACCATCAAAACCTGGAAACTCAATCACGGGCTCACCTACCCAGAcatactgaacacacacacggacacaaaAATCAGATAGTTAACATTAGACAAAATGATGGTGATTGAAGATGACTACATACAAAATCCAACAGGTGGTAAAACAATTTGTAGTCCTGTAGTCAAATATCTGTggagattctcagtcatccagttCATAGTTAACCAAGGAAGGTTCAATTAAGGGAACCTGGACGTGTTTGAAGATACTAAAAGACGTTTTACAACTCATCCAAGGGGCTTCTTTAGTTCTGACTAactggcagggagtcccagTTATTTAACCtctttggggtcgttatcatgggGATAAATGCACAGACCCTACTGTATATATTGGGGAAAGTAATCAACTCCTATACaaatgcatggctcaacacagaaggatcaactcctcaggtcaagactctagATTTTGGACAGGAAGGACAGATTGTTTGAATGAGGAGTGGAAGAAGCCAAAGAAGAAGCCATCGACACCAAAGTAGAAAAACTTTCTCTCAACAAGGGAGGTGGTCTACAACATGACGTATCCCCCACCTACAAGACTGTCCTTTGCCTCATGTCACAATGACAACGACTGTCATTCAGATTTAGCCTCACGTGAATCCAATGACTGTTGTAACAGCGAGCAGCACTAATGAACCAAGCAGTATCCATCACCTTGGTATAGATTCCAGTTGTTTAATGGCTGGGATTTcgtaccagtcagtcagaactgaggAAACCCCTTCAATGAGAGATGAAAcgtcttcaaccaagtccagttgctcttaATTGACCTTCCCTTTGACCCTATGTGTCAACTTTTTAAAGCCCTTTTCAGACACTGAATACAAAACATTGCAGGCTTTATCTAACTGTTATTAAAGTGACGGCTTTTGtcattcatacagtatgtttctgttattgttcCTTTCAGTTTTATTCACACATGAAAGGAGAGTTAGAGAAACTTAATATTTGTCGCAGGTAGACtaagtgggggagattcacccACCTGACGCGCGAGCTACAGTATATATGACTCAGATCCAGTGGCTGTGTTTTATAGATTTGCAAGAAAACCCACAATCGTTGTGATGGATACAAGGCAACCAAAAAAGCATACATTTTTTATGCCTGTCTATTTGGCGATCAACAGTGAAAAACAATTATCAGCTAAAAATAAGacttcccctctccttttatttacaaaattaacTGGTGGACATGGGATATCCCTATTGCTACCACTCCAAAACCATGTGACTCAATTATcgttaaaaactttttttaatataaatggtGTTAACACAGACTCTACCTGGCTCCTAcagtggttgtttttttttttttatctctcttgCTCCACACCACAAGGAGGAAAATATTGCTTTTAAAGACTGATGTGATACGAGAAGATCTCGTCCACAACTTCAAACTGACTCATTCACAGTGGTTTGTGGTTTATTTAACGGATTATATTTCACTGAGACCGTAATGCCGGCTATGAGGCGGCAGGTGTAGCTAATGTTCAATTTCtaatcaaacagcagcaggtggtAGAGGCGCTgtgataaactttatttatttcatttttcagactgaaaacagtcCTTAGGCATCTGGTCCAAAGACTGCAAATCTACAAAAGTTAGCCTGGTTCTACCCCGCAGACCCGCTACTACCCACATCTCAATGCAAAGCAAGTCAAATATGTTTCAGTATGTGCTACTCTGTCCTCACCTTAACTGGCAGCATCTTCCTGATGCTAATGCTTGAGCCGTTGAACATCTGGGCCACACTCTTCACTGTGTCCACGGTGAGGCAGATTCTGGTCCAGATGTCCAGTCCCATGTTTGACCAGAACCTTATGTTAGGATGCAAGTCCAAGTAGTAGGATTGGTATCCGAAGTTCAGTCTATACCCACCAGGAGAATTGGCCACCAGCTGCATACGGTTTCCGCTGGATGGACTGAGCGTGAAGATTGTGTTGTAGTCGCTATCAGTCAGGTATCGCAGACACACGGAGACACCTGCAGGGGTCATATGGGCCGTGTTGATTGACAAATATAgttgacagtaaaaaaaattttaaaaaacccaCACATGATCTGTTTAGTTGTTTTAGTATTAATAAAAAGCAAACAGCTTAAAATAgtgtcccctccaaaagtattggaccggtaaggcaaattcctttgtttttgtcattcactgaagacatttgggtttaagttCAAAAGATGAgtctgagacaagagttcagaattttatctttcatttcttGGTATTGACATcaagatgtgttaaacaactcaggacataacaaggaaataatcttaaagtaaataacatttaatatttggt
Above is a genomic segment from Micropterus dolomieu isolate WLL.071019.BEF.003 ecotype Adirondacks linkage group LG18, ASM2129224v1, whole genome shotgun sequence containing:
- the LOC123987277 gene encoding mucin-5AC-like — translated: MKLSKPGNESVRGEVQPVQSGERRFTAETLASRVKMKMKMLYVLMVMPVMSALVVTDYATRSATKKPLPTTTTVRTTSWTTTTGHSGLNLIGKMFTLSEYRGAISFYPPSYFSPTSPPWSSTPFWRTTRPWRTTRPWTTTTRPWTTTTTRPWTTTTRSWTTTTRPWTTTTRPWTNTTTRPWTTTTRPWTTTTRPWTTTTTSPTTGVSVCLRYLTDSDYNTIFTLSPSSGNRMQLVANSPGGYRLNFGYQSYYLDLHPNIRFWSNMGLDIWTRICLTVDTVKSVAQMFNGSSISIRKMLPVKYVWVGEPVIEFPGFDGQLTDVQVWNYPLHYKEIFNYMTGGVYVPYSGSVLTWSSINYSPKGDFVLEDTYELQRRQPVISRGREHLPKGEKKSRKFFNVVEKDERKTEQL